Within the Phaseolus vulgaris cultivar G19833 chromosome 9, P. vulgaris v2.0, whole genome shotgun sequence genome, the region gaaactaattatacataaaaaaaatcagattatataattcagaagttaattataaattttaaaaaaactttgtagtccaaaaaattagagaaaaatatttttggaaataaaaaaatttatgaagcTTAGAGAAGAACATGGAAGTGGGCGAAGAAACAGTCTCCATTTTATTATACGAGTgttgtctttttttttcttttaaggaGATAATTGTTCTGtgaattttctttaatttctgtatttctaaagagtttttcactttttactatacacaacaataataataaaacataccAGTTGAATTAATTGGTAAATTCCGTCTCCCACATCCGATGTGCTGACCTGAAATCTGAAGGGTTTGGATTTTCAGAATCAGAAATGAAAGCATTCGCAATTTCACCATCACTGCTTAACTTCAAATCTTTCACTTTCCACCACTCTTACTCTTCCAATCCCTTTTTTCCCCTCTCTTCCGTTCTCCCCTCTCTCTCCCCCTCCCGTCTCCTCCACCGCCCAATCCCCCGCCACTCTCCGATCATGGCCGCCGCTTCATTCAACTCCGAAAGCGCCCGTGCCCCACCCGCCATTCCCATGCCCTCTCCCCCTCTGTCCAAGGCAagttctctttctctctctctctctctccctctcttcGTTCCCGCTCGCTCACGGCACGCGCTTTGTTATCTTTCAGTTCAAAATTGGCCTCTGTCAACTCTCCGTTACTCCCGACAAAGGCAGGAACATCGCGCACGCGCGGACCGCCATTCAGGACGCTGCATCCAAGGGCGCTCAGCTTGTGCTTTTGCCTGTCAGTTCCTTTTCCTTTTCCCCTCTTTTTACTTCTTCTGATGAACATGATCCGCGTTTTACTCTATTAAGGTTTGCACAACTTTGATAAACTTTCACGTGTTCTTGAACAAGCTTtgggattgagttaggtttTACGTCCCAATTCTAAGAATGAGTGCGACTGTGTTTTGTCAGGAAATTTGGAATAGTCCTTATTCCAATGACAGTTTCCCTGTCTACGCTGAGGATATTGACGCCGGTGCCGATGCTTCTCCTTCAACCGCCATGCTCTCTGAACTATCTCGTCTCTTGAAAATCACCATCGTCGGTGGTTCCATTCCAGAACGTTCTGGAGGTCGCTTGTACAACACTTGTTGCGTTTTCGGCACTGATGGAAAGCTGCTCGCCAAGCACCGCAAGGTACCGCTCCTCCGAATAATACTTCGTTATCTTggaaatttaattttgtaattggATGGAATTTTGGGAGGTGAATAATGCGTGAATTGTTTTTAGAATGTGCTTTGTTGTTGTGTAATTTCTGACATACTGCCTATCCTGCAGATACATCTCTTTGATATTGACATCCCTGGGAAGATTACCTTTATCGAGTCAAAAACTCTTACTGCTGGGGAGACACCAACGATTGTTGACACAGGTCTAATATGTTCTCTCATCACACATTCTAACTCATGTTCTATTTCAGTACTGATGCGGTTTTATATTTTGGTACTATTATGTTTACTGTCATGTAAGAGaaatgtatatttaaaatttaaagtagcTGGTAATGATAATATAGGCAGGCCGCAGAACAAAGGAAATGAAAGTCATTATGGTTGTTGACTTGGATAAACCCCTAAAGTTATTATGGTTAACTTGGATGAAGTAAATGTAGTTTTATACTTTGGTATTATGTTTACTTGTCCATGACATCTTGAACTTACATGCTACTCTACCATATCTTATGCACAATCAGCCATTGTATGTCTGTATCGAGGAATTTTGTGAATTATATCACTTGTTCAGACTAAATGTTTTTACGTATTTGTGGCTTCTCGAATGTGAGTATAGTGTCTGTGTGATATGAAAGAGGAAGCTGTTATATAGAATTCTGAAGGTTAGTTCAAAAGGAGAGGATAATGTGTAGGTGTGCTTTTAACTAGTTATGTTTGTGGTGTAGTTTTAACCTAATGATACTAGATAGAAGAAAGCACCCTGTAAAAGCTTCTCATCCAATCCTTATTTATAGAACAGAACACGTATTTTGACTACCATGTCAAGGagtgatttaatattttttgcgCTATCAGACTATTTTTTTCTTGCAGTAAAAATTTCTATGTTTGAGTAAACaaattgatgtgagttgattcaTGCAGAGGTTGGACGCATTGGCATAGGCATCTGTTATGACATTCGGTTTCCAGAACTAGCAATGATATATGCTGCAAGAGGTTTGTCTTTtccatatttaatatatttggaAACAATTAATCTCTCTCTAGTTTTGATTGGTTGCCTATGATTTAAGTTCTCCAAATTGTCTTTATCCATGCCTCCTAAGTGTCATGCTATTAGCATCATATAGTaccaattttgatttttttgggATGGATAGGAGAGATTGGTTCACATGCATTAGGCAACACTGCCTGTGTATTTCTTATTTCAGGGATATACTAAAAGAAATTTCAAATCCATAGTTCTTGGTATGACATTTCATTTCCTTTATTAGGTTATCTGTCTATTATTCCTCTTTTTTTGTATACACTTTCAAGGATCAATTGAGATTAATTATCAAGTTGTGTTGATTTGAAAACAGATAAACacaactattttattattttcttgttcTAAGATTTGGCAAACTTATAGTATCAGTTAGCTTTTGACTTCAGGTGCTCACTTACTCTGCTATCCCGGGGCATTTAACATGACAACTGGACCATTACATTGGGAGTTATTACAGAGGGCAAGGTAGTAAATGGATACAACTAAGTGAAACATTTAGCTACCTGGAACACTTGTTTTAGTTGTGTTTCAGTTAAAATTTATAACCCTATCTAGTCTTGTAAATTTCCCTTAATTTGTTCTTGTCTCCTaatatatgataatattttaaattaataccttttgatttttattcatttttagtCGTTGAAAATTATAAAACCACATGCTTTTTTTTGTCTCAAGTGAGGAATTAAAACCACACtcttttttgttaaatttaggactaatcataaattaaatttaactagGGACTAAATTGAAAAACGCCAACTTTCAAATGTAGAAAACATACTGAAGCCAATAACGTGTTACTGTCTGTAAACAAACTCAATAAACTTGAAACTTAACTGGGTTTTTTAACTAATTACATTACATCCACTAAAATGGACGATTGTTTTCTGAACcatatttataatttgttataGGCGTTTGTAGACaaatataatattgtttgtAGAAAACAAGAAACTGCTGATCATAATTgaagttaaaatatatatttgggTTACCTTTCTCGGTGTTccactttcatttttttcttttgactCTTCCTTATCTTTGGCATAGaaaaccattttttattttaagttttataaaatattcatgATTAAGCAGTAATGACTAATTAAAATTCCATTGCTAATCTATGCTTTGTTTCTTCTCTTGCAGGGCTACAGATAATCAGGTAATGCTCCCTTATTTTTTCGAACTTATGTAGGGTTTTAATGTATgaatactaatattttattttaaaagtatatgaAATCCGAAATAATCTAGTTGTTTTCATTTATGTATTTAGTTTAGCTCTTGATGGATCAACCGAACATTATGCTTGAAAAAGTAGCTTTAAATTGGGAGAAGTATGCATtgtaaataagaaattaaactcCCCAACTCCACAATTTGTTGTAAATGTGATAAATTGAAATCTTATGCTACCTTCTATGAAGCACTGACCCCAACACCAGACATAATTGACATGGACACCGGTACACAACTTTCCAAAATATAGGACACCTCAACACTGCTAATATGTACACATACACACACGCGTGTAAACTCAACGTGACAAAAAAACtcaattgttttcttttaatttctttttcatctttttattaTCGCAGTGCCCAGTTCAGCTAAAACTAGGTGTCgggttaaatttttttactcaTGTTCAAGTCGTGTGGAAGAGATGTTCAAGATGTGGCAACTAGGTGTAGGAGCCGAATAAGATCTTTTAACTGTGACACTGAAAAGTGTCAGACACGTGCCAGAGGCGTGTCTGACAAGTATGTTGTCCAAAAAAGTGTTGAACGTGATGACATGACATGCTATTCTACGGTGGTGTCAGTGCTTACTAAGCGACCTGTTTCTGTGTTGTTTCCCTTGTTCAACAAGGTGGTGTCTCAACAATATATTTGCGTATTTCTAAAGTCTAAAGTCCAAATATGTAGATTAATATCCACTGACGAGCAATGTATTTTTAGGAAAGCTCCACAATTCCTACACATCTCAGTATTTTACATCCACAGATGAGCAGTGGATTTTTGGAAGACAACACTACACATCTCAGTATTTTACAGTTGAACTTGAATCGCTGGGATTGTGTTAGTAAACTACCTATGAAGAAGGTTTATAGCAGGAAAAGGAAGTGTGGTTACAAACAGAATTTTAGAGTCATGAGGATTTATTAATGGACCATGGTACTTTAACccctaataaaaaaattacacttaCTTTAAATCCACTATTTTACCTTTCATCCTATAAaaagttcatttttttaattatcatgTGATCCCCAAAATAGGTTGTCTAGTGGTTGGTGGGTATCAAATgactatttttctttattaatagcATTAGCCTTGTAATGGGCAAATAACTGTATACAGGGAGGGAGTACATAGGGAAAGATAAAGTTAGTAACTGTCCAGTAGACAGTATATTTATTAGGAGACTGGAATAAATAGGAAAAAGGGAGAGTTAGTCCTTTTACtgatatttgaaattttgaatcaGAATTATAGTGGGACAGTCATGGTCTATTAAGTGTcccatttatatttttttccggTAATTTTTCATATTCATTTCAGTTTGTGTGTATCCACTACAGAGCTACATAGTGAGGATtgatttcaataaattttcctttttttgCTTATTATTTCTGATCCTCTTCTATTAGATTTATGCAGTTGATTGTGATTAAAGCAGGGTATAGTTAGGGGTTTATATGTGTCCTGACCATAATAGTCATTGTTTGAATTGTAAATTTTAAGGAGATTAATTGATGCTTAACTTTAAGAAAATCTTTACTGACAGTTATATGTGGCTACCTGTTCGCCTGCCCGAGATACAGGATCTGGTTATGTAGCCTGGGGTCACTCTACTCTTGTTGGACCAGTAAGTAGAGCCATTTAATGTTCTGATTTGTCAGTATTATATTTTCTGAGTTTCTAATAGCAAATAGAAAAGGGAAAATATCTTTAATTC harbors:
- the LOC137820595 gene encoding omega-amidase, chloroplastic; the encoded protein is MKAFAISPSLLNFKSFTFHHSYSSNPFFPLSSVLPSLSPSRLLHRPIPRHSPIMAAASFNSESARAPPAIPMPSPPLSKFKIGLCQLSVTPDKGRNIAHARTAIQDAASKGAQLVLLPEIWNSPYSNDSFPVYAEDIDAGADASPSTAMLSELSRLLKITIVGGSIPERSGGRLYNTCCVFGTDGKLLAKHRKIHLFDIDIPGKITFIESKTLTAGETPTIVDTEVGRIGIGICYDIRFPELAMIYAARGAHLLCYPGAFNMTTGPLHWELLQRARATDNQLYVATCSPARDTGSGYVAWGHSTLVGPFGEVLATTEHEEATIIAEIDYSILEQRRTNLPVTKQRRGDLYQLVDFQRLNSQ